The Lytechinus pictus isolate F3 Inbred chromosome 14, Lp3.0, whole genome shotgun sequence genomic sequence TTTCACATCAAGGTAAGATCGTTGGTTACGATCGCAGAGACCGTACCCAGCGACCGATAAAATCATTTCATCGTACTCAGCGACGGATCGTATTGGTCGCTGAGTACGGCCTGATTGCGACGGATGCAAGCTTGATGTGAAAGCACATCATACTCAGCGACCGATCGAAATGCTATGTCATGCTCTATTCATCCTTTGTGACGTCATGCGCATagcgtaaaatatgcgcagatcatgatgcgcataAACTTACAGCTACCGATCGCTCAGGGCCTgaccaaattttatttttggtaGTGTGAAAGCACGTCCGATCGATCGATGGGTTCGGTCTCTGCGACCGTACCAACCGATCATACCTTGATGTGAAATCAGTATTAGACTTTCAAATTATATAGTGTGTCTGGTATGATCAGAAAACAAATGGATAGACAGAGTGCTCAGCAATTATTCTGAGCTCGACAGGAGTTTGAGtcgtgatttaaaaaaaggggaattttcaaatctgtttgACATGAAAGCCACTATTGTCATGGTTGTAATCAGACATTAGTGCATGAAACTGAATGTCAAATAGGTTATCTTTGAGCACTTTTCATTCAGATCATGCAGGCATAGCAATAGTGATGCAATAATAATGGAACTATTCTAAACTTTGGAACTAACAGGACGCATTATCCCAATAACAATGAAGACGAATATGTGCCAACACTATAAACACGCGTTTCATAATACATATGAATCCAACAAACTCATGGAAAGACAATTATTGAATTAATCAGGAATCTAGGGTCGGACTTTTACGGGTTGcgaattttttccccaaaaatagACAAGCAGAAAATAAATCTTATTGCTCATTAAACAAGGTGCCCGCATCTTCTGTCATTCTCAGGATCCGAGcctggttgttgttgttttttgtgtattttgtcTGGGAATTATTCTTCATATTCATTTAGCTTTTAAGTCTGATGGACAAAGATAAATGCTTGTTATGTGACTTTTGTGCTTGGGGCCAGTGACGGCACCAGGGGGAGGCACGGGGAACATTTGCCCCCAGACAGTATTGATGCCCCCtccccagaaattttgaaaactgaaaAAGATGTATTGTTAAAGATAttctccaggctgaagatatttatatatcattaaatagagtaaaagtcacagagcaaaatgctgaaaagttGATcaaaacaaataacgaagttattgaatttttaaagtttgcattattccggtgaaacagttctaggcattttttatgaatattcattaggtgggctgattatTTCATATCCCTTCttaatcttttgtattttattttattaaattaggttttttcaacatttttctaccaaaaactaaaacaattggattggcAACTGATTAGGTGGATTAGTTacttattgctgcaacttatttcatcattatgGAGACACattaattacacatttatgaaaaaacgaaacaattataattatttcatgtaataatataagaaaaagatCAAGTGGGAATGTGAtattagcccacctaatgaatattcatgaagacatatgCCAATTaattaacttcgttatttgttatccgattttgatgaaactttcagcattttgctctgtacattgtactctatttattgagatataaatattctcaGCCCGGATGATCCCTTTAAGgctatcataatcatcatactCAAGCTGTAACGTGCTTCAAAATAGCATTTCAACtcttcaaatttaaaaaaatttgtcaTTCAGTCACTATTAGCTCCCATCAATATTAACTGTTAATCactaacataaatctttcaggtcattaaataaaattcaaaattttgctagcgcttcgcgcttgcagtGGCTGTTGATTGAGATATATGATTTGTTGAATATGATAACATGGGGCTAAAAAGATCGAATTTTCAAGTCCAGATACACAAATTATTATTCTTGTGATTTTAGTTTTCTTTATATGTCTTAGCGAGATACGCATCCTGCAAGTGCTAAAggtaaaaaaattcagcttgcgttcacatcaattgtttaattatataCCCATCCTATTTATGTCTTAAGAAAAGGTGCTTAGAACGTGCAGTTATTATCTcaggatattaaaaaaaattagctcgagcttcgcgctcgcattattttttgaGATATCAACTTTACAAGTCGCTGCTAACAGTttttaacaggtcccttttcaaattttgtatgacCTATATTAAAATTCTTAGCTCGTGCTTAGCGCTCGATTTTGTGAAACAATCAAACAATTTTAAGGTTcgcatttgccccccccccccccccactttaaaAATCCTGGAGTCGCCACTCTTCGGATTGGGGTGCTTTGTCATTGTCTTATCCACTTTTAAAGagaacaaacaataaaaagatgaatagaTTGAGATCCGTTATCGAACCAACGGATCTCAATCTATTCacgtttttgttttgtttttttctttgtgaCGAAAAAAAAAGGCTGCGGACGGAGGATTTTTGTTAACTCTCGATTTGATAACCAAATTTTCGAACTTTTAATGGCCCTTCATCAGGACTTGATTGTGTCAGGAGGAGGGGAAGGTTATGAATGTCTAGTGCATAATTATATAACTTACCTATGGCAATCCATACAAAGAACCGGATCCACGTGATAAGAGTAAGCATAAGCATCAATCCACAATTAAGAAGAACGCTTAGAATCGGTACTAAGGGCACAAAAGGAACCTACGGGatatagaagaaaataataaacatagCTCAATCGTAAGCACGGTAAGAGTTAATTGTGCAATCTTACCTCTCCATGTCACTCTAAATGCAAAAGAGGTAGTCTGGTCCCTAATGACACACCTCTCAGAGTGAGACGAGGGGCCAGTCAGTTTTGAGTGGGACTTACATCTTCTGAGAATGAATTATAGCCCTTCTGAAAATGAACAGTGTTTTGTAAAGACATTTTCACTCcaaaaataagtaaattcaCTCTGAAAAGATGGTAATCTCACTCAAAAATGACTGGTCCCTCGTATTAATTTGAGAGGAGTATGATTAGGGACCAGATTATCTCTTTTGCATTTATAGTGATTTGTTTTTCTCAAGATAATAGGCAACAAAGGCCTTGATTCAAATACTGTAAGCAATCACTAAACTTCGTTTTTTcgaattatttattcattcagacGTTTCTGAGCCTAAAAAGCCCACATGGAAAACGTAAATATTTTCGCTGAATAGCTAGACAATGGCGAGCCAAATAATATttgacctggggcccgtaacacaaagcttagcaatgatcgtagaacatttttcgacgattgattccattgactacaatgtacaatcaatcgtgaaaatcaagcgtacgatcaattactagcctttgtgttacgggaccctggtcagTATTCACTATGTCTCCATCGGGTAAAGCAATAccgacatttaaaaaaaaaatgacgctTATTTGGCTCTAACCTTTTGAAGagtttcattttatcattaaagGACTAATCCAcccgagaaaaatgttgatttaaatcaatagagcAAAATCAAATAAGCATAAAGCTAAACATTGTATCGTAATtggatgtaagataagaaagttatttcacaaattatacaCACAACTTAATGACATGCTAACGAGAGGCTCTGTTTTGGTAAATTGCACATTTTAGTACGTACAGTGTAGGGTGCAATTTACCCAAATGTGCAGTTGCTCTGTTACGACACATTTTGGTAGATTTAGCAAACTATGTAGGACATTATCGgcacatgtgctaaaattatggggagccaaaaattcaaaaattctgttgatattgcatatttcttatgtgtactattttatttccttttgctttcataataaaaaaaatcagttatcattcccagacacttatgaacaatttgagtgtcaaatgagttaataaattgaatgtttactgttaaggatttgtgccccaattggttctccatacttaaaccactactttaaaccagggtttaatttaaacccgagttcagaatacgggcaaaTGTCTTCAAACCGCCAATACAGAGGAcggatgaggagaaaattagaatatttcatacttcatggaataaagtgagtggatgacgtcagtatcttgatttgaatatcgaccagaatgtgcataaTTTATCTTATCTGAGAGTAAGTTAAATTtaaagatgtcataactttattattttacatccaatttgatGATAtcgtcagtgttatgcttgttggagtTTAATCTTTGGATAcacatcaacttttttttgaggggtggacttgtccatCAAGAATGGGAACATAATATAAACTTACACTGAACTGCTGACCCGGGTCGTTCTGGTAATGCAGAGGTATTAAACTAAAACAGATCAAACTCACAATGGACATCGAAATCAAAAAGAGGATGGCCCACCAGTCACAAGCAGCTAAATATTCGTATCCATGGAGAACAATGGCGATGGCTCCGACCCCAAATAGGACTCCTATGAGAAGGGCCACTAATACGACCTTTCCCGGTGTGTAGCCATAGAGCCGCCATATGATGGGCCATCCTCTGTATTTTTCTATTAGAGTCCCAGCAAGATGGAGATCATAGGCATTATCCGTGTGGGTCACGATGGGATCTGCTGATGATGCCGAACGCAGAGGATATTCCAATGGCATCAGATTGTGATTGTCACCTTTTGCGTCGTACTCATCTCTTGAAAAGGAATCCTGTATGCTGACGTTGATGTTGTAGCCACCAGGTCTGTAGCGTAACACCACTATTGAAGCTGCTACAATGGCATAGGCACAGAGAACACCGATCGACAGAAACGCGACAAGGTCTACCAATGTGAAGAATATATCTAGCAGGGCAACGAAGAATCCGAATATGATCCCGGCGGTGACAGGTACCTGAGTCCTGCCATTAACTGTTGCCAGGAATTCAAATATCAGTCCATCTGATGCCATCGCGTAAAGGGATCGAGGCAGACAAAAGAGGGACGTTAAGATACAAGTAAAGGTAGAACATATAGCTCCAACCCCAACCACCCACTCGGCCCATAGGACACCATTGTATTGGAAGGCCTGCGAAAAGGCTGAGGCTGCATTAAGTTCCCAATATGGTATAATCAATGTCAGTATTGCTGATGGAATCATGTATAAGattgttatgataacaatagATGAAACCATTGCGAATGGTATACTTTTCCTAGGGTTCAGAGTCTCCTCACTAGATATTGCAATGACGTCGAAACCAACGTATGAATAGAAACACGTCGCTGCTCCTGTTATAACTCCCTTAAAGCCATATGGAGTGAATCCACCTGGCCCTTCCCAGTTCTCTATATTCACATACTTTGCACCCAACCCGACAATGATTCCTACGACAATAACATTAACTACTAAGAAGATATTGTTCAAGGTCGATGATGTTCCCACCCCAAGGAGAACAAAGATCATGACAAATAGACAATATGCCGCTCCCAGGATATCAGGATATGGGGCTATAAATGGTACGTCCCATGTTTTATTCCCCATTACGTAGGTTATTGTGAAGTTTGAGTAAGC encodes the following:
- the LOC129276802 gene encoding cationic amino acid transporter 4-like; this translates as MEGNGQNSCVRFLKTLSRKKQFSPDEDTYSTPLRRYLSTIDLTFLGIGSMFGAGLYVLTGTVAKEYAGPAVFISYFIAGLASLFASLCYAEFSCRIPRTGSAYLFTYVTIGELWAFLIGWNMILEYTASAASVGRSFSGYIDELSNGAYSNFTITYVMGNKTWDVPFIAPYPDILGAAYCLFVMIFVLLGVGTSSTLNNIFLVVNVIVVGIIVGLGAKYVNIENWEGPGGFTPYGFKGVITGAATCFYSYVGFDVIAISSEETLNPRKSIPFAMVSSIVIITILYMIPSAILTLIIPYWELNAASAFSQAFQYNGVLWAEWVVGVGAICSTFTCILTSLFCLPRSLYAMASDGLIFEFLATVNGRTQVPVTAGIIFGFFVALLDIFFTLVDLVAFLSIGVLCAYAIVAASIVVLRYRPGGYNINVSIQDSFSRDEYDAKGDNHNLMPLEYPLRSASSADPIVTHTDNAYDLHLAGTLIEKYRGWPIIWRLYGYTPGKVVLVALLIGVLFGVGAIAIVLHGYEYLAACDWWAILFLISMSIVSLICFSLIPLHYQNDPGQQFSVPFVPLVPILSVLLNCGLMLMLTLITWIRFFVWIAIGLLIYALYGYKHSKVGRQARQEAEEAQSGSSTSPTPSYGSLQNDRNGILTPS